AAGATGAATCGATCGAGCAATTCCTGGCTCTTTACCCAATCAATTGTTCCATACTCGAAGTAGTCAGGCCGCGTGCGGCTAGGGGTTCCGCCAGAACCGGTATTGTAAAGTTCTCCAAATGTTGTCACCTCCCAGCATTGGGGGATTGGGCCGAGGGAAGAGGGAACCATTTTGACTTTCTCGTGGCCTGGAAAACGGAAGTGAACGAACCACTCGCGGTAGAGGGATCGGGCCATCTCTTCTAGAATCTTGATGCGTCGCTGGTTGTTCTCGATCAGGTCGTCATAGGCCGACAGGATGCCCGCGATTCGGCGTTGCAGAGAAATCGGTGGAACGCGGAAGTCGAACGTCAGCAACTTGTCTACACTCAGGTTATCTTGTGTAGTGCCGCGCGAGACACTCTGCATCTGAAGCTTGAGGGTGTCGATGTAGTATTTAACAAATGCGACATCAGCTTTATCGGGGTCTGGGATAAAGCCGACGATGCTATCTGGGAAGCATCCAGGAATACCGAGAATTGCGGTCTCTGCAATGTTTGCGGCTATGGTGATGCAGAGGGTGCCAGGCTTCCAAATTTTGCTCTGAGCGAGACCTTTCTCATTGTAGGTCTGTGAGTATTCAGTCAGGTGAAAGTTGGCAGCCTTGATGTCTCCGGTCTGGAAGAATGGATAGATTCCACCGTATAGCGACTCGTCATTTCGCGGACGATGTTTTGACTTTCCACGGCCAACGGAGCCGAGCTCGTCCAGCTTACATGCACGCCATTTTGTTGCGGCCTTCGTCACAGCTCTAATATCTCCGCCACATTACGAGCGATGATTTGTTCGAGTTCGCGGGCCTGCGCGTTCAACGTTTCGAGTTCTTCATTCAGCGTTTCGAGCTGTTCCTTGAAATCCTCATCGCTCACAGCTTCACCGGGAGCCACTCCGACGTAGCGGCCAGGATTCAGGCTCCAACCCTGCGCTTCGATTTCTTTGATCGTGGCGGCCTTGCAGAGTCCAGGCACATCGGAGAACTTCAGCTTCTTACCGAAGACT
This genomic stretch from Nitrospira defluvii harbors:
- a CDS encoding restriction endonuclease subunit S, whose translation is MTKAATKWRACKLDELGSVGRGKSKHRPRNDESLYGGIYPFFQTGDIKAANFHLTEYSQTYNEKGLAQSKIWKPGTLCITIAANIAETAILGIPGCFPDSIVGFIPDPDKADVAFVKYYIDTLKLQMQSVSRGTTQDNLSVDKLLTFDFRVPPISLQRRIAGILSAYDDLIENNQRRIKILEEMARSLYREWFVHFRFPGHEKVKMVPSSLGPIPQCWEVTTFGELYNTGSGGTPSRTRPDYFEYGTIDWVKSQELLDRFILSTEERITE